One region of Sphingomonas bisphenolicum genomic DNA includes:
- a CDS encoding tyrosine-protein phosphatase, which yields MTIALSRLNFRDIGGLPTVGGGQVRSGILFRSEGPASFFEDHHAELSDLGFRSVADLRSTIERDAAPHGWCGPDCRMLDLDMNTDLRAQGEDMWLSLGREPTAARAVAVMSHNYGLIPQAFLPHLSRMVDALLAQDTPMLVHCTAGKDRTGVVVALFLDLLAVPRPAIMEDYRKSDIFGQNLRVSGHLKRDLQKTFGFVPPDDMVAILIGVQDDFLLSALDMVATRWGGIEGYFEAAGIDAERRAALKQLLATD from the coding sequence ATGACCATAGCCCTGTCCCGCCTCAATTTCCGCGACATAGGCGGCCTGCCGACCGTGGGGGGTGGGCAGGTCCGCTCCGGCATCCTGTTCCGGTCCGAAGGCCCGGCCAGTTTCTTCGAGGATCATCATGCGGAACTGTCGGACCTGGGCTTTCGCTCGGTGGCGGACCTTCGATCGACGATCGAAAGGGACGCGGCGCCGCATGGATGGTGCGGCCCGGACTGCCGGATGCTCGACCTTGACATGAACACCGACCTGCGCGCGCAGGGGGAGGACATGTGGCTCTCGCTCGGTCGCGAGCCGACCGCCGCGCGCGCCGTCGCGGTGATGTCACATAATTACGGCCTCATACCGCAGGCCTTTCTGCCGCATCTGTCGCGGATGGTCGATGCGCTGCTGGCGCAGGACACGCCGATGCTGGTCCATTGCACTGCCGGTAAGGACAGGACCGGCGTGGTCGTCGCCCTGTTCCTCGACCTGCTCGCCGTGCCGCGTCCCGCGATCATGGAAGATTATCGCAAGTCCGACATATTCGGCCAGAATCTGCGCGTGTCGGGGCATCTCAAGCGCGATCTGCAAAAGACCTTCGGCTTCGTGCCGCCCGACGACATGGTGGCCATCCTGATCGGCGTGCAGGATGATTTCCTCCTGAGCGCGCTCGATATGGTCGCGACGCGCTGGGGCGGCATCGAGGGCTATTTCGAGGCGGCAGGCATCGACGCGGAACGGCGTGCTGCGCTGAAGCAATTGCTTGCCACAGACTAG
- a CDS encoding VOC family protein, which yields MFARPNSHHCQVAYVTNDLDAAMAALEDAYDTPGFFELSNIQPGEDPTGKPVLKIALAVVGGVEVELIEPVGDTAPLFSDFLPEGDALAIRFHHVATRIDGPLEHWDAHVASLDLTRHPVVFEGALGDALRYIYTDERATLGHYVEHVWMAPDLLAQMRAVVPAYPPVKD from the coding sequence ATGTTCGCCCGGCCCAACAGCCATCATTGCCAGGTCGCCTACGTCACCAACGATCTCGACGCGGCGATGGCCGCGCTCGAGGACGCCTATGACACGCCCGGCTTCTTCGAATTGTCGAACATCCAGCCCGGCGAAGACCCGACCGGCAAGCCGGTGCTGAAGATCGCGCTGGCGGTGGTCGGCGGCGTCGAGGTCGAACTGATCGAACCGGTGGGCGACACGGCCCCCTTGTTCAGCGATTTTCTGCCCGAGGGCGACGCCCTGGCCATTCGCTTTCATCATGTCGCGACCCGGATAGACGGACCACTAGAGCATTGGGACGCCCATGTCGCATCGCTCGACCTGACCCGGCACCCGGTCGTGTTCGAAGGCGCGCTGGGCGACGCGCTGCGCTATATCTACACCGACGAACGCGCGACGCTGGGCCATTATGTCGAGCATGTCTGGATGGCGCCCGACCTTCTGGCGCAGATGCGCGCCGTCGTTCCCGCCTATCCGCCCGTAAAGGACTGA
- a CDS encoding DUF1214 domain-containing protein: MSATLAGLLLPGGIAGASAVNRKKMVENEMSDNGIFEWEELLDQLRPLGQLMRDRIPERLRSDPRVMQESMRLLLSGVLRTTNDAIMHDRSHPIFVPELNICQNIFQPNADTIYKAALIEKGGTYRIRGDRGTTRMMILAQLGPDTLRTGQHHPAQDANDFNDLHIGADGAFDVILSPTRPTGYEGDWWELKPATEKLMVRIVACDWGVEREPRFGIVRLDADHAAKGRPTLAQLAHRFGEIPATATVCALAFPDKVQKLRDEGLINMLKVVDFSQMTGLARQSYYEGAYELADDEALITEVQIPKEVDYWSLILTNELYETTDWYHNQSSLNAAQAVLDGDGYFRAVISARDPGVHNWLDTSGYASGAVQGRWFNTDERPTPTMKKVKLDDVRSHLPADTVLVTPDARAQAIRERTLRAHTRIIW, encoded by the coding sequence GTGTCCGCCACCCTGGCCGGGCTTCTGCTGCCGGGCGGGATCGCCGGGGCGTCCGCCGTCAACCGGAAGAAAATGGTGGAGAATGAGATGAGCGACAACGGCATTTTCGAATGGGAAGAGCTGCTCGACCAGCTTCGCCCGCTGGGTCAGTTGATGCGCGACCGTATCCCGGAAAGGCTGCGCAGCGATCCGCGCGTCATGCAGGAATCGATGCGGCTGCTGCTGTCGGGCGTGCTGCGGACCACTAACGACGCGATCATGCATGATCGCAGTCACCCGATCTTCGTCCCCGAACTCAATATCTGCCAGAATATCTTTCAGCCCAATGCCGACACCATCTACAAGGCGGCGCTGATCGAAAAGGGGGGGACCTATCGCATCCGGGGCGATCGCGGTACGACACGAATGATGATCCTGGCCCAGCTCGGCCCGGACACGCTGCGCACCGGCCAGCATCATCCCGCGCAGGACGCGAATGATTTCAATGATCTGCATATCGGTGCCGATGGGGCCTTCGATGTCATCCTCTCGCCGACCCGTCCGACCGGCTATGAAGGCGACTGGTGGGAACTGAAACCCGCGACCGAGAAGCTGATGGTCCGGATCGTCGCCTGCGATTGGGGCGTCGAGCGCGAGCCGCGCTTCGGCATCGTGCGCCTCGACGCCGATCACGCCGCCAAGGGGCGCCCCACGCTGGCGCAACTGGCGCATCGTTTCGGCGAAATTCCCGCCACGGCGACCGTCTGTGCGCTGGCCTTCCCTGACAAGGTGCAGAAGCTGCGCGACGAAGGGCTGATCAATATGCTGAAGGTTGTCGATTTCTCGCAGATGACCGGTCTTGCCCGGCAGTCCTATTATGAGGGTGCCTATGAACTGGCGGATGACGAGGCGCTGATTACCGAGGTGCAGATCCCGAAGGAAGTCGACTACTGGTCGCTGATCCTGACAAACGAACTCTATGAGACGACCGACTGGTATCATAACCAGTCCAGCCTCAACGCGGCGCAGGCCGTGCTCGATGGCGACGGTTATTTTCGCGCCGTCATTTCCGCGCGCGATCCGGGCGTTCACAACTGGCTCGACACGTCGGGCTATGCCAGCGGCGCGGTGCAGGGGCGCTGGTTCAACACCGACGAGCGGCCAACCCCGACGATGAAGAAGGTCAAGCTGGACGACGTGCGCAGCCATCTGCCCGCCGACACCGTGCTGGTGACACCGGACGCGCGCGCGCAGGCGATCCGCGAACGCACTCTGCGCGCGCACACGCGCATCATCTGGTGA